The Sporomusa termitida genome has a window encoding:
- a CDS encoding glutamate-5-semialdehyde dehydrogenase, with translation MDCITELAGKGAAARQAARRLATLSTAVKDKALLAMADALEQEQAEIMAANATDVERAAANGMAKPLIDRLLLNEARIASMAAGLRQIAMLPDPVGEAAAGWIRPNGLAITKVHVPLGVIGIIYEARPNVTVDAAGLCLKAGNAVILRGGSEAIASNTAVTAVIARAAAAAGIPAAAIQLVETTDRQAVTAMLKLNQYLDVIIPRGGAGLIKTVVENSTVPVIETGTGVCHTFVDASADLVMAGDIAFNAKVSRPGVCNAMETLLVHKRIAAAFLPALLERYHQAGVELRGCPEAMKYHQSVRPASQEDWAAEFLDLILAIRVVDDFDTALAHIAAYSTRHSEAIVTSEYNNARRFQQEVDAAAVYVNASTRFTDGFEFGFGAEIGISTQKLHARGPMGLRELTSIKYLVNGSGQIR, from the coding sequence ATGGACTGCATAACTGAACTTGCCGGCAAAGGCGCGGCCGCCAGGCAGGCCGCACGCCGGCTGGCTACGCTGTCAACCGCTGTTAAGGACAAGGCTTTGCTGGCTATGGCTGATGCTTTGGAACAGGAGCAGGCTGAAATTATGGCCGCTAATGCTACCGATGTTGAGCGGGCTGCGGCTAATGGAATGGCTAAGCCACTGATTGACCGGCTGCTGTTAAATGAGGCCAGGATTGCATCCATGGCTGCCGGGTTACGGCAGATTGCAATGCTGCCTGACCCTGTTGGCGAGGCTGCAGCCGGCTGGATTCGTCCTAATGGTCTTGCCATTACGAAAGTACATGTGCCGCTGGGTGTTATTGGTATTATCTATGAAGCACGGCCCAATGTTACTGTTGATGCCGCCGGCTTGTGCCTCAAAGCTGGTAATGCTGTAATCTTGCGCGGCGGTTCGGAGGCCATCGCCTCTAATACGGCGGTTACGGCGGTTATTGCCAGGGCGGCGGCTGCTGCCGGTATACCGGCAGCAGCCATCCAGCTTGTTGAAACAACAGACCGGCAGGCCGTTACGGCTATGTTGAAGCTGAATCAGTATCTGGATGTAATTATCCCCCGGGGCGGGGCCGGCCTTATCAAGACTGTTGTTGAGAACAGCACCGTGCCGGTGATTGAGACCGGTACAGGCGTTTGCCATACCTTTGTAGACGCCAGTGCTGATCTCGTGATGGCCGGAGATATCGCCTTCAATGCTAAAGTGTCCCGCCCTGGTGTGTGCAATGCAATGGAGACTTTGCTGGTACATAAGAGGATTGCGGCTGCATTCCTGCCGGCTCTGTTAGAGCGCTATCATCAGGCCGGTGTTGAGCTGCGGGGCTGTCCTGAGGCTATGAAATATCATCAGTCCGTCAGGCCGGCGAGCCAGGAAGACTGGGCGGCCGAGTTCCTGGATTTGATTCTGGCCATTAGAGTGGTAGACGATTTTGATACTGCGCTTGCGCATATTGCGGCCTATAGTACCCGCCATTCTGAAGCCATTGTCACTAGCGAGTACAATAATGCCAGGCGCTTTCAACAGGAAGTTGATGCTGCTGCGGTTTATGTTAATGCCTCAACCCGTTTTACCGATGGCTTTGAGTTTGGCTTTGGCGCTGAAATCGGTATCAGCACCCAAAAGCTTCATGCCAGGGGGCCGATGGGCCTGCGTGAGCTGACCAGTATTAAATATTTGGTAAACGGCTCCGGGCAAATCAGGTAG
- the proB gene encoding glutamate 5-kinase: protein MLTRENLGNANRIVVKVGTSTLTHATGKLNLLRIEKLVRELSDLANQGKQIILVTSGAVGAGIDRLGLKDKPKTIPEKQAAAAVGQGILLHIYEKLFGEYGQIVAQVLLTRADSVNRKRYTNSRNTLMALLNQGVIPIVNENDAVAIDELKIGDNDTLSAMVASIIDADLLIILSDVEGVYTANPQTDPEAVLLSEITDITPEIEALAGGPGTLRGTGGMYTKIQAAKIAVNSGVAMVIASGGRDGVVRDVLQGRKVGTVFVSKENRLQIRKRWLAFGVSVSGRVTVDKGCEQALLNGGSSLLAAGITAVEGNFELGNTISIKNAAGREMARGITNYSAEDIQKIMGAHTPEISNILGSKPYDEVVHRDNLVLLV, encoded by the coding sequence ATGCTTACCAGAGAAAATTTGGGCAATGCGAACCGCATAGTGGTTAAGGTTGGTACCAGCACCTTAACTCACGCCACCGGCAAACTTAATCTTTTGCGAATAGAAAAGCTGGTCCGTGAATTATCGGATCTGGCCAATCAGGGAAAACAGATTATTCTGGTTACCTCCGGTGCTGTTGGTGCGGGGATAGATCGACTGGGGCTGAAAGACAAGCCAAAAACAATTCCGGAAAAACAGGCTGCTGCTGCGGTTGGTCAGGGAATCCTGCTCCATATTTATGAAAAATTGTTTGGCGAATATGGCCAGATTGTTGCCCAGGTGTTACTGACCCGGGCTGACTCTGTTAACCGCAAGCGCTATACCAACTCCCGCAATACACTCATGGCGCTCCTGAACCAGGGCGTCATTCCCATTGTTAATGAAAATGATGCTGTGGCTATTGATGAACTGAAAATTGGTGATAATGACACCCTGTCAGCAATGGTCGCCAGCATCATTGATGCTGACCTGCTCATCATTTTATCTGATGTGGAGGGTGTCTATACGGCTAATCCTCAGACTGATCCGGAAGCCGTACTGCTTAGTGAGATTACCGATATCACCCCGGAGATCGAAGCTTTAGCCGGAGGCCCGGGTACCCTGCGGGGAACAGGCGGTATGTATACCAAAATTCAGGCGGCAAAAATTGCTGTCAATTCCGGCGTGGCCATGGTGATTGCTTCCGGCGGCCGGGATGGTGTGGTACGGGATGTATTGCAGGGGCGTAAAGTAGGCACCGTTTTTGTCTCCAAAGAAAACCGCCTGCAAATCAGGAAACGCTGGCTGGCTTTTGGCGTGAGCGTGAGTGGCCGGGTAACCGTAGACAAGGGCTGTGAACAAGCTCTCTTGAATGGCGGTTCCAGTCTGTTAGCGGCCGGGATAACTGCAGTTGAGGGGAACTTTGAATTAGGCAATACGATTAGTATAAAAAATGCTGCCGGCCGGGAGATGGCCCGCGGCATCACTAACTACAGTGCGGAAGATATACAGAAAATCATGGGGGCCCATACCCCTGAAATCAGCAATATATTAGGCTCTAAGCCTTATGATGAGGTTGTGCATCGCGACAATCTGGTACTTTTAGTGTAG
- the obgE gene encoding GTPase ObgE: MFIDRAKITIKAGSGGNGMSGFRREKYVPKGGPSGGDGGRGANVVLIGDASLNTLIDFRYKRQFKANSGAHGQTSNMHGRGAEDLLIKVPPGTLIKDEATGQVLGDITEPGQTVVVAKGGRGGRGNARFVNSVNRAPTFAELGEPGEERSLLLELKLLADVGLLGYPSVGKSSILSMVSAAKPEIAAYHFTTLSPVLGVVSIAAGQNFVLADIPGLIEGAHEGVGLGHDFLRHVERTKVLIHVLDVSGLEGRDPIDDFHKINNELKLYNERLFKRPQIIAANKMDLPEAQANYQRVAEYMTGLGHEIYPVSAATGDGLTALMQRAVQLLAEYVEEPAEIEAAKVYEARPEEAFAVKRDVDGAFVVEGEGIEKLVAMTRFGDEEGLRRFQSIWRKLGIDAELRTRGIQEGDTVRIHDMEFEFRP; the protein is encoded by the coding sequence ATGTTTATCGACAGAGCTAAAATAACCATAAAAGCCGGCAGCGGCGGCAATGGCATGTCCGGCTTCCGCCGGGAGAAATATGTTCCCAAAGGCGGACCAAGCGGGGGGGACGGCGGCCGGGGGGCCAATGTTGTCTTAATTGGTGATGCCAGTCTCAATACCCTGATTGATTTCCGTTATAAACGGCAGTTTAAAGCCAATAGCGGCGCCCACGGGCAAACCAGCAATATGCATGGCCGGGGCGCGGAAGACCTGCTGATTAAGGTGCCGCCAGGAACCCTTATCAAAGATGAAGCCACCGGTCAGGTGCTTGGTGATATTACCGAGCCGGGGCAGACAGTCGTGGTGGCTAAAGGCGGCCGGGGTGGCCGCGGCAATGCCCGCTTTGTTAACAGTGTCAACAGGGCTCCTACTTTCGCCGAATTAGGCGAACCGGGTGAAGAGCGCTCGCTACTGCTGGAACTGAAGCTGCTGGCCGATGTTGGCCTGCTGGGCTATCCCAGTGTAGGCAAGTCAAGTATTTTATCTATGGTATCGGCAGCTAAACCCGAAATTGCCGCCTATCACTTCACTACCTTATCGCCGGTTCTGGGGGTTGTTAGTATTGCCGCAGGACAGAATTTTGTGCTGGCTGACATTCCCGGGCTCATTGAGGGAGCCCATGAGGGCGTAGGGCTTGGGCATGATTTCCTCCGCCATGTGGAACGTACCAAAGTTCTTATTCATGTACTTGATGTCTCCGGTCTGGAAGGCCGTGACCCGATTGATGATTTTCATAAAATTAATAATGAGCTCAAATTATATAATGAACGGTTGTTTAAGCGCCCCCAAATCATTGCCGCCAATAAAATGGATTTGCCTGAGGCCCAGGCCAACTATCAGCGGGTGGCAGAATATATGACTGGCTTAGGTCATGAAATCTACCCTGTTTCAGCGGCAACCGGTGACGGCTTAACTGCCTTGATGCAGCGAGCCGTACAGCTTTTGGCGGAGTATGTGGAAGAACCGGCGGAAATTGAGGCCGCCAAGGTATACGAGGCCAGGCCGGAAGAGGCATTTGCTGTTAAACGGGATGTTGACGGTGCCTTTGTTGTCGAGGGCGAAGGAATTGAAAAGCTGGTGGCGATGACCCGTTTTGGCGATGAAGAAGGGTTGCGCCGGTTTCAGTCGATCTGGCGCAAACTGGGAATTGATGCCGAACTGAGGACCCGCGGCATTCAGGAAGGGGATACTGTACGGATTCATGATATGGAATTTGAATTTAGGCCATAG
- a CDS encoding RNA recognition motif domain-containing protein produces MAKTLYVGNLPWNTTDTALADAFSPHGSVISSRIITDKETGRSRGFGFVEVEDADAEKMVEAMNGSQIAGRQIVVNEAKPRQD; encoded by the coding sequence ATGGCAAAAACACTCTATGTCGGTAACCTGCCCTGGAATACTACAGACACCGCGCTTGCGGATGCATTTAGCCCGCATGGTTCTGTGATATCAAGCCGGATCATTACAGACAAAGAAACAGGCCGTTCCCGTGGTTTCGGTTTTGTGGAGGTTGAGGACGCTGACGCCGAAAAAATGGTTGAGGCCATGAATGGCTCGCAAATTGCAGGCCGGCAGATTGTCGTTAATGAAGCTAAGCCGCGCCAGGATTAA
- the nadD gene encoding nicotinate-nucleotide adenylyltransferase, producing the protein MAQAKAKVGIMGGTFDPIHIGHLVTAEAVRIEYNLDKVLFIPASNPPHKLQSLVTPAIHRYIMTILATYSNPYFLVSALELERSGPSYTVDTVRALIDCYGASTELYFITGADAVKDLPSWQNIDELLELCFFVAATRPGSISYIDQVIKQFGTKGRHSIQRLATPELEISSTDIRERVKKGRSIKYIVPESVEDYIYKEGLYR; encoded by the coding sequence ATGGCACAGGCAAAAGCTAAAGTTGGTATTATGGGCGGGACATTTGACCCCATTCACATCGGTCATTTAGTCACAGCCGAAGCTGTCCGGATTGAATACAATCTGGATAAAGTCTTATTTATTCCGGCCAGTAACCCGCCGCATAAACTGCAGTCCCTGGTTACACCGGCCATTCACCGCTATATTATGACAATACTGGCCACTTATTCCAACCCTTATTTTCTAGTGTCCGCCCTTGAACTTGAGCGCTCCGGTCCCTCCTATACGGTAGATACGGTCAGGGCCTTAATTGACTGTTATGGTGCCAGCACAGAGCTTTATTTCATTACCGGCGCCGATGCGGTTAAAGACTTACCCAGCTGGCAGAATATTGACGAGTTGCTGGAATTGTGTTTTTTTGTGGCCGCTACTCGGCCAGGCTCTATCAGCTATATTGATCAGGTAATCAAACAATTCGGTACCAAGGGGCGGCACAGTATTCAGCGACTGGCCACGCCGGAGCTGGAGATCTCTTCCACTGATATTAGAGAACGGGTAAAAAAGGGCCGTTCTATCAAATATATTGTACCGGAAAGCGTGGAAGACTATATTTATAAAGAAGGCTTATACCGGTAA
- the yqeK gene encoding bis(5'-nucleosyl)-tetraphosphatase (symmetrical) YqeK — translation MLDLSQLTEKLSQNLSAKRFHHSLGVSETASDLAARYGADIDKAKLAGLLHDCGRAIPSNNLLPTAAAFGIVVSDVEHCQPVLLHAPLGACMAQTEYGITDQQILKAIALHTTGGPNLSKLEKIIYLADFIEPGRSFPGVDKLRRLAAADLDAAMIAAYDESVTYMLEQGMLIHPASIGGRNFLLLQRQKTQCK, via the coding sequence ATGCTGGATCTTAGCCAGCTTACCGAAAAACTGTCGCAAAATTTATCAGCAAAGCGATTTCACCACTCCCTTGGTGTAAGCGAAACTGCGAGCGATTTGGCGGCCCGCTACGGCGCCGATATAGATAAAGCCAAACTGGCCGGATTACTTCATGATTGCGGCCGGGCAATACCCAGCAATAACCTATTGCCAACAGCAGCGGCTTTTGGTATAGTGGTGAGTGATGTTGAACATTGTCAACCAGTGCTGCTGCATGCTCCGCTGGGAGCCTGCATGGCCCAAACCGAATATGGGATTACGGACCAGCAGATTCTTAAAGCCATTGCCCTGCACACTACCGGCGGGCCCAATTTATCAAAGCTGGAGAAGATAATTTATTTAGCTGATTTTATTGAACCAGGCCGCAGTTTTCCCGGCGTGGACAAGCTCCGCCGCCTGGCTGCTGCTGATTTGGATGCGGCGATGATTGCCGCTTATGACGAGTCTGTTACCTATATGCTTGAACAGGGAATGCTTATCCATCCGGCCTCAATTGGCGGGCGTAATTTTTTACTATTACAAAGACAAAAAACTCAATGTAAATAA
- the yhbY gene encoding ribosome assembly RNA-binding protein YhbY, which yields MLAKETTLTGKQKRFLKALGSTLEPVVQIGKGGVPASVIESTVQVLAARELIKVRVLQNSPEEPKTAITALAGATGAELVQVIGRNGLLYKKNEEKSKIELP from the coding sequence TTGCTAGCAAAGGAAACTACACTAACAGGTAAGCAAAAGCGCTTTTTAAAAGCCCTTGGGAGCACGCTTGAACCTGTTGTTCAGATTGGCAAAGGCGGTGTACCGGCTTCCGTCATTGAGAGTACCGTACAGGTGCTGGCTGCCCGTGAGCTTATTAAGGTCCGGGTATTGCAGAACAGCCCGGAAGAACCGAAAACAGCCATTACCGCCCTGGCCGGAGCCACTGGTGCCGAACTGGTCCAGGTAATTGGCCGCAACGGCTTACTATATAAGAAAAATGAGGAAAAGTCTAAGATCGAACTGCCGTGA